The Mycolicibacterium mageritense genome contains a region encoding:
- a CDS encoding S9 family peptidase, with protein MTDAKLIPLAVLLGNPERAGAQISPDGRRLSYLAPVDGVLNVFVGDVGAGNDRPVTFDTERGVQGYFWAHDNRHIIYVRDKDGSENFRVYDVDLESGDERDLTPLDGVQCRLIAHRKKFPNDLFIGINKDNPQLHDIYHVDLRTGELKKILDNPGFLGWVFDDELEVRGAVAPTPDGGVTVMVRDTEESDWRPLLTAPLEDAQTTGPVGFTKDGRSLYLQSSVGSNTSRLVKMELATGVVEVIASDPTYDVSGVIMEPDTREPQAVMFYKDRLEQLILDESIRDDIETLNRLQDGDLVISDRDHANRTWLVAYDTDVGPVRFYRYDRDTKQATFLFDHRPELNDYVLAPMEPFSFTARDGLEIHGYLSYPPGAERANLPTVLNVHGGPWLRDGWGFHPEAQWLANRGYLCVQVNFRGSTGYGKDFVTASNREWGAKMHDDLIDALEHLIAMGHADRDRLAIYGGSYGGYAALVGATFTPDVFRCAISMVGISNLNTFVESFPEYWKPMIANFRNRVGDHDTEPEFLWSRSPLSKVDNIRIPILIAQGANDPRVKRAESEQIVAAMADHGIDHEYLLFEDEGHGFVKPDNRLAFYRAADKFLAKHLGGRAEE; from the coding sequence ATGACGGATGCGAAGCTCATCCCGCTTGCGGTTCTGTTGGGCAATCCCGAACGGGCCGGCGCCCAGATCTCGCCGGACGGCAGGCGGCTGTCATACCTCGCGCCGGTCGACGGCGTGCTGAACGTCTTCGTCGGCGACGTGGGTGCCGGCAACGACCGACCGGTCACGTTCGACACCGAGCGGGGCGTCCAAGGCTACTTCTGGGCCCACGACAACCGGCACATCATCTATGTCCGGGACAAGGACGGCAGCGAGAACTTCCGGGTCTACGACGTCGACCTGGAGTCCGGCGACGAGCGAGACCTCACGCCCCTCGACGGCGTGCAGTGCCGACTCATCGCACACCGCAAGAAGTTTCCCAACGACCTGTTCATCGGCATCAACAAGGACAACCCGCAACTGCACGACATCTACCACGTCGACCTGCGGACCGGTGAGCTCAAGAAGATCCTCGACAACCCGGGGTTCCTCGGCTGGGTGTTCGACGACGAGCTCGAGGTGCGGGGTGCGGTCGCCCCCACACCGGACGGTGGCGTGACCGTCATGGTCCGCGACACCGAGGAGTCGGACTGGCGGCCCCTGCTCACCGCGCCGCTCGAGGACGCCCAGACCACCGGACCCGTCGGCTTCACCAAAGACGGACGCAGCCTGTATCTCCAGAGCTCGGTGGGCTCGAACACCAGCCGCCTCGTGAAGATGGAGCTCGCCACCGGCGTCGTCGAGGTCATCGCGTCGGACCCGACCTACGACGTCAGCGGCGTCATCATGGAACCCGACACGCGTGAGCCCCAGGCGGTGATGTTCTACAAGGACCGCCTGGAGCAGCTGATCCTCGACGAGTCGATCCGCGACGACATCGAGACGCTCAACCGGCTGCAGGACGGCGACCTCGTGATCTCCGACCGTGACCACGCCAACCGCACGTGGTTGGTGGCCTACGACACCGATGTCGGGCCGGTGCGGTTCTACCGGTACGACCGCGATACCAAGCAGGCCACGTTCCTGTTCGACCACCGCCCCGAACTCAACGACTACGTTCTCGCGCCGATGGAGCCGTTCTCCTTCACGGCCCGCGACGGCCTGGAGATCCACGGTTACCTCTCGTACCCGCCCGGCGCGGAGCGGGCGAACCTGCCGACCGTGCTCAACGTGCATGGCGGCCCGTGGCTGCGCGATGGCTGGGGCTTTCACCCCGAAGCGCAGTGGCTGGCCAACCGGGGCTACCTGTGCGTGCAGGTGAACTTCCGCGGGTCCACCGGTTACGGCAAGGATTTCGTCACCGCGAGCAACCGCGAGTGGGGCGCGAAGATGCACGACGACCTCATCGATGCCCTCGAACACCTCATTGCGATGGGGCACGCCGACCGGGACCGGCTGGCGATCTACGGCGGTTCCTACGGCGGGTATGCCGCACTCGTCGGCGCCACGTTCACGCCGGACGTGTTCCGCTGCGCGATCTCGATGGTGGGCATCTCGAACCTGAACACGTTCGTCGAGTCGTTCCCTGAATACTGGAAGCCCATGATCGCCAACTTCCGAAACCGCGTCGGTGACCACGACACCGAGCCCGAATTCCTGTGGTCGCGTTCGCCGCTGTCCAAGGTGGACAACATCAGGATCCCGATCCTGATCGCCCAGGGCGCCAACGATCCCCGGGTGAAGCGCGCCGAGTCCGAGCAGATCGTGGCGGCGATGGCCGACCACGGTATCGACCATGAGTACCTGCTTTTCGAAGACGAGGGGCACGGCTTCGTCAAACCCGACAACCGGCTCGCGTTCTACCGCGCGGCCGACAAGTTCCTCGCGAAGCACCTCGGCGGCCGCGCGGAAGAATGA
- a CDS encoding FAD-dependent oxidoreductase, protein MTTQQTTCAIVGGGPAGMVLGLLLARGGIDVTVFEKHGDFLRDFRGDTVHPVTLRLLDELGLFERFDALPHSRVEKGRFDIGGRTVTLVDFRRLRQPHPYIAMVPQWDLLDLLADAGRDEPTFTLRMQTEVTGLLRDGDAVTGVRYVGPDGPGELRADLTVACDGRTSVVRREAALIPREYRVPFDVGWFRLNRLQDAEYQLSPRISDGLALLLIPREGYFQAGCFLPKGGERQLRARGLDTFRSQVAELVPEASADSVTSWDDVKVLDVRLNRLRRWHRKGLLCIGDAAHAMSPVGGVGINLAVADAVATARILAEPLRTRRVSERDLAAVRRRRNMPAAVIQAVQRVLHRGLAAALLGREIKQPPAWLVKVVATLFTWVPSLSVIPAYLVGVGPLPEHAPAFARR, encoded by the coding sequence ATGACCACGCAGCAGACCACGTGCGCAATCGTTGGAGGCGGCCCGGCAGGCATGGTGCTCGGATTGCTGTTGGCCCGCGGCGGGATCGACGTCACGGTGTTCGAGAAGCATGGCGACTTCCTGCGCGACTTTCGTGGGGACACCGTGCACCCGGTCACCCTCCGGCTGCTCGACGAGCTGGGCCTGTTCGAGCGGTTCGATGCGTTGCCGCACAGCCGAGTCGAGAAGGGCCGCTTCGACATCGGCGGGCGCACGGTCACACTGGTCGACTTCCGGCGATTGCGGCAGCCGCATCCCTACATCGCGATGGTGCCGCAATGGGATCTGCTCGACCTGCTCGCCGACGCGGGCAGGGACGAACCGACGTTCACTCTGCGCATGCAGACCGAGGTCACGGGACTGCTGCGCGACGGCGACGCGGTCACCGGTGTCCGTTACGTCGGGCCGGACGGCCCGGGGGAGTTGCGCGCAGACCTCACCGTGGCGTGCGACGGTCGCACCTCGGTGGTGCGCCGGGAAGCGGCGCTCATACCGCGGGAGTACCGGGTGCCCTTCGATGTCGGATGGTTCCGGCTGAACCGGCTGCAGGACGCTGAGTATCAACTGAGCCCGAGGATCTCGGACGGCCTGGCCTTGCTGTTGATCCCGCGGGAAGGTTACTTCCAAGCGGGTTGCTTCCTGCCCAAAGGGGGCGAACGGCAGCTGCGCGCCCGCGGGCTGGACACGTTCCGGTCTCAGGTGGCCGAGCTGGTGCCGGAAGCATCCGCCGACAGCGTCACGTCATGGGACGACGTCAAGGTTCTCGACGTGCGGCTCAACCGGCTCCGCCGCTGGCACCGCAAGGGCCTGTTGTGCATCGGCGATGCCGCACACGCGATGTCACCCGTCGGTGGTGTGGGCATCAACCTCGCGGTCGCCGACGCGGTGGCCACCGCCCGCATCCTGGCCGAGCCGCTGCGTACCCGTCGCGTGTCCGAACGCGACCTCGCGGCGGTCCGTCGGCGGCGGAACATGCCCGCCGCGGTGATCCAGGCCGTGCAGCGCGTCCTGCACCGGGGTCTCGCGGCCGCGCTGCTGGGCCGCGAGATCAAGCAACCGCCCGCGTGGCTCGTGAAAGTGGTTGCGACACTGTTCACCTGGGTGCCTTCGCTCTCGGTGATCCCGGCCTATCTCGTCGGAGTCGGACCGCTGCCCGAGCACGCTCCCGCGTTCGCGCGTCGGTGA
- a CDS encoding MFS transporter — protein MNQSPVAPTVADHAGAMSRRQLVFMIAALVASVTSFGLNATMVAPAYHAITTEFGSGAFVAMSTYFYLAGAIANVVLIRWSDYIGRKRVLVAIMIVLCIGTALCVVASSLPMFVLGRALQGMSNVTFGLAFLIMRERLSGPMFGVCCGVISSINGGVAGGDALLGGIMVDHLGFRSIFVLILVVGLVGLGLAWKSIPSDESGSRSTGRMDWVGAALISLTVGGVNLFFSAGGHDGWTSKPALIWITVAVLALIALIVVDSRLAHPLMAVRHMRSREAWPLIAVTILVMGSFMVVTGFLVPALAEDPDSGFGHDATTTALLFLTPAAVVQVIAGPFVGRLAVRIGFVTVLRAGIVASVAVTALLAFFAEQQTAIIWLMVLYGLAFNAVLLTAMSSLGVLQASDEEPGALPGIANASYGIGASLGFAWAGPIVGSGTDATFQHAFWICMGIGVAAFVFSIILKPKPGPLVLSAVPAH, from the coding sequence ATGAATCAATCCCCGGTCGCACCTACCGTCGCCGACCACGCAGGCGCCATGTCACGGCGACAGCTGGTGTTCATGATCGCCGCACTGGTGGCATCGGTGACCTCGTTTGGTCTCAACGCCACCATGGTGGCGCCCGCCTATCACGCCATCACCACGGAGTTCGGCTCAGGCGCTTTCGTGGCCATGTCGACGTACTTCTACCTCGCCGGGGCGATCGCTAACGTCGTGCTGATCCGCTGGAGCGACTACATCGGCCGCAAACGAGTGCTGGTGGCCATCATGATCGTGCTCTGCATCGGGACGGCACTGTGCGTCGTCGCGTCGTCGCTGCCCATGTTCGTCCTCGGCCGCGCGCTGCAGGGCATGTCCAACGTGACGTTCGGGCTGGCGTTCCTGATCATGCGCGAACGGCTCAGCGGCCCGATGTTCGGCGTGTGCTGTGGCGTGATCTCGTCGATCAACGGCGGTGTGGCCGGCGGCGACGCGTTGCTCGGCGGCATCATGGTCGACCACCTCGGCTTTCGCTCGATCTTCGTGCTGATCCTCGTGGTCGGGCTGGTGGGGCTCGGCCTGGCCTGGAAGTCGATACCTTCCGATGAGTCCGGCAGCCGGTCAACGGGCCGGATGGACTGGGTGGGCGCGGCACTGATCTCGTTGACGGTCGGTGGCGTAAACCTGTTCTTCAGTGCAGGCGGACACGACGGCTGGACCTCGAAACCCGCGCTGATCTGGATCACCGTCGCAGTCCTGGCGCTGATCGCGTTGATCGTCGTCGACAGCCGCCTGGCCCACCCGTTGATGGCCGTGCGGCACATGCGTTCTCGCGAAGCCTGGCCGCTGATCGCAGTGACGATCCTGGTGATGGGTTCGTTCATGGTGGTGACGGGATTCCTGGTGCCCGCGCTCGCCGAGGATCCCGACTCCGGCTTCGGGCACGACGCGACCACGACGGCGTTGCTGTTCCTCACGCCTGCGGCCGTCGTCCAGGTCATAGCAGGTCCGTTTGTCGGCAGGCTTGCGGTGCGGATCGGGTTCGTCACCGTGCTCCGCGCGGGAATCGTTGCCTCCGTGGCGGTCACCGCTCTGCTCGCGTTCTTCGCCGAGCAGCAGACCGCGATCATCTGGTTGATGGTGCTGTACGGGCTGGCCTTCAACGCGGTGCTGTTGACGGCGATGAGCTCGCTGGGTGTGCTGCAGGCCTCCGACGAGGAACCGGGCGCACTGCCGGGCATCGCGAACGCCAGCTACGGGATCGGTGCCTCGCTCGGATTCGCGTGGGCCGGCCCGATCGTCGGTTCCGGAACCGACGCCACGTTCCAGCATGCGTTCTGGATCTGCATGGGCATCGGGGTGGCCGCGTTCGTGTTCAGCATCATCTTGAAACCCAAGCCAGGCCCTCTGGTGCTGTCGGCCGTGCCGGCCCACTAG
- a CDS encoding LLM class flavin-dependent oxidoreductase — protein MTLPVMEPDLDATVLKSWAQAVDDGPFSALCWGERIAFDNPDSLTLLGALAAWTDRVQLVTTVIVPQLHDPVMCAKALATGDMLCGGRLTVGIGIGGRHEDYRAVGADPKTQTIRGMTERVEIMRRVWAGEKVTESVLPVGPSPARAGGPSLLIGTIGPKTVRSAAAWADGLAGTTLDLDVARQNELFDVARDAWAQAGKPAPHLATSFWFAFGAHGRDQVRRHLRRYMNWIPAEYVDAMAPTTGWSGSDDELASVLRAFEAIGTDEIHLIPTSADLDQVRRVADIVNDLA, from the coding sequence ATGACGTTGCCGGTGATGGAGCCCGATCTCGATGCCACGGTGCTCAAATCGTGGGCGCAGGCGGTCGACGACGGCCCGTTCTCGGCGTTGTGCTGGGGTGAACGCATAGCGTTCGACAATCCGGACAGCCTGACCCTGCTCGGTGCACTGGCGGCGTGGACCGACCGCGTGCAACTGGTGACGACCGTGATCGTGCCGCAGCTGCACGACCCGGTGATGTGCGCCAAGGCCCTGGCGACGGGCGACATGCTCTGCGGTGGGCGCCTCACGGTCGGTATCGGAATCGGCGGCCGCCACGAGGATTACCGCGCGGTGGGCGCCGACCCGAAGACCCAGACCATCCGCGGGATGACCGAGCGGGTCGAGATCATGCGCCGCGTGTGGGCAGGGGAGAAGGTCACCGAATCGGTTCTGCCCGTGGGGCCCTCGCCTGCGCGTGCAGGCGGACCGTCGCTGCTGATCGGCACGATCGGACCGAAAACCGTGCGCAGCGCCGCGGCGTGGGCGGACGGACTGGCCGGGACGACCCTCGATCTCGACGTCGCCAGGCAGAACGAACTGTTCGACGTCGCGCGCGACGCGTGGGCACAGGCCGGTAAGCCCGCGCCGCACCTCGCGACGTCGTTCTGGTTCGCGTTCGGCGCGCACGGCCGGGATCAGGTGCGCAGGCATCTGCGCCGCTACATGAACTGGATCCCCGCCGAGTATGTCGACGCCATGGCACCGACCACCGGCTGGTCCGGCTCGGACGACGAGTTGGCTTCGGTGCTGCGGGCGTTCGAGGCGATCGGCACCGACGAGATCCATCTCATCCCCACCAGTGCCGACCTCGATCAGGTCCGGCGCGTGGCCGACATCGTCAACGATCTCGCGTGA
- a CDS encoding TDT family transporter: protein MTTAQPDESQARVEVLGNIGPNWFASVMGTGIVATAAASLPVHVPGLRGFAEVVWVIAALLLAVLIVVVGGHWVRHPTVARSHARNPQMAHFYGAAPMALMTVGSGALLVGRDLIGERVAVDLAWVLWTAGTVGGLFTAVSIPFLMFTQYNVEPDAAFGGWLMPVVPPMVSAASGALLIPHMAPGTGRETMLYGCYAMFGLSLVASLLIVAMIWNRLTHYGTSGTARVPTLWIVLGPLGQSITAAGLLGASAAPAVDSEIAAGMRVFGILYGVPVWGFAVLWIALAASLTVRTLRRGMPFALTWWSLTFPVGTFVTGTTQLALHTHLPAFKIAAAIAYVALLFTWVLVALRTARGSLRGNLFQPPPSTGPVKAYKDPAR, encoded by the coding sequence ATGACCACTGCGCAGCCGGACGAGTCCCAGGCCCGCGTCGAGGTGCTGGGCAACATCGGGCCGAACTGGTTCGCGTCGGTGATGGGTACCGGAATCGTCGCGACCGCCGCGGCCAGCCTGCCGGTGCACGTGCCCGGGCTGCGCGGATTCGCCGAGGTGGTGTGGGTGATCGCAGCGCTGCTGCTAGCGGTGTTGATCGTCGTCGTCGGAGGGCATTGGGTGCGGCACCCGACGGTCGCGCGCAGCCACGCCCGCAATCCGCAGATGGCGCACTTCTACGGGGCCGCACCGATGGCGCTGATGACGGTGGGATCGGGCGCTCTGCTGGTCGGCCGCGATCTGATCGGCGAACGGGTCGCGGTGGATCTGGCGTGGGTGTTGTGGACGGCGGGCACGGTGGGCGGGTTGTTCACCGCCGTGAGCATCCCGTTTCTGATGTTCACGCAGTACAACGTCGAACCCGACGCCGCGTTCGGCGGCTGGCTGATGCCCGTGGTGCCGCCCATGGTGTCGGCGGCCAGCGGTGCGCTGCTGATTCCGCACATGGCCCCGGGCACGGGTCGCGAGACCATGCTGTATGGCTGTTACGCGATGTTCGGGCTGTCGTTGGTGGCGTCGCTGTTGATCGTCGCGATGATCTGGAACAGGCTCACGCATTACGGCACGTCGGGCACTGCGCGCGTGCCCACCCTGTGGATCGTGCTCGGCCCGCTCGGTCAATCCATCACGGCCGCGGGCCTGCTCGGGGCCAGCGCCGCGCCTGCGGTGGACAGCGAGATCGCCGCGGGCATGAGGGTTTTCGGGATCCTCTACGGCGTGCCGGTGTGGGGTTTCGCCGTGCTGTGGATCGCGCTGGCCGCGTCGTTGACCGTGCGCACGTTGCGCCGCGGCATGCCGTTCGCGTTGACGTGGTGGAGCCTGACATTCCCGGTCGGCACGTTCGTCACCGGCACCACGCAGCTCGCGCTGCACACCCACTTGCCGGCGTTCAAGATCGCGGCGGCCATCGCCTATGTGGCGCTGCTCTTCACGTGGGTTCTGGTGGCGCTTCGAACGGCGCGAGGAAGTCTGCGCGGCAACCTGTTCCAGCCGCCGCCGAGCACCGGTCCGGTGAAGGCGTACAAGGATCCCGCGCGGTGA
- a CDS encoding sensor histidine kinase: MVAISEVSPPVTQAPVTKANRTIGLVPSASMLTGAVIATVWFWIPLSVIIIGFSSIPSVIGFVLAVVVFIYLMRGVERVERIRSEAVFGLEIGVQPRHLSHYTGFQRWAHQLWLDVSSARFWKATAHHYLRMSYDMLVVGLALALLAFAFLGPAASLAVQHSDDDAGLPEMPVPLAWLLALVAAAGAAAILVFAPAVDAVIDRWLLSPSPTAALQYQVSALADARQGAVSSAQTERHRIERDLHDSVQPRLVSLAMTIGLAQTKLDSDPPAAKTLIAEAHDDAKAALVELRNVVRGIAPTILSDRGLDAALSAVVQRAETSGVPTTLHLELPRRLPDEVESVAYFVVAEALTNVAKHAGATQAVVTVRLDGSANLLHISIFDDGRGGASITTDENATGLRGLQERVRAAGGTFGVSSPATGPTIVTAVLPCGS; this comes from the coding sequence ATGGTCGCAATCAGCGAAGTCAGCCCACCGGTCACGCAGGCCCCGGTCACCAAGGCCAACCGCACCATAGGCCTGGTGCCCAGCGCCTCGATGCTCACGGGTGCCGTGATCGCCACGGTGTGGTTCTGGATTCCGTTGTCCGTCATCATCATCGGTTTCTCGTCGATTCCGTCCGTCATCGGGTTCGTCCTGGCGGTCGTGGTGTTCATCTACCTCATGCGCGGCGTGGAACGGGTCGAACGGATCCGCAGCGAGGCCGTGTTCGGTCTCGAGATCGGCGTCCAGCCGCGACACCTTTCGCACTACACGGGATTTCAGCGGTGGGCGCATCAGCTGTGGCTCGACGTGAGCAGCGCCCGGTTCTGGAAGGCCACCGCCCACCACTACCTGCGGATGAGCTACGACATGCTCGTCGTCGGCCTGGCTCTGGCGCTGTTGGCGTTCGCGTTCCTGGGTCCGGCGGCTTCACTGGCGGTGCAGCACAGCGACGACGACGCCGGATTGCCCGAAATGCCGGTGCCCTTGGCGTGGCTGCTGGCTCTCGTGGCGGCGGCCGGCGCGGCGGCGATCCTCGTGTTCGCACCTGCCGTCGACGCCGTGATCGACCGCTGGCTGCTGTCGCCGTCGCCGACCGCCGCGCTGCAGTATCAGGTGAGCGCACTGGCCGATGCCCGCCAAGGCGCGGTCTCCTCGGCGCAGACCGAGCGCCACCGCATCGAACGCGATCTGCACGACAGTGTGCAACCGCGCCTGGTGTCGCTCGCGATGACCATCGGCCTGGCGCAGACCAAGCTGGACTCGGATCCACCGGCGGCCAAGACGCTGATCGCAGAAGCCCATGACGATGCCAAGGCCGCCCTTGTCGAGTTGCGCAACGTGGTGCGCGGCATCGCGCCCACGATCCTATCCGATCGGGGTCTCGACGCGGCACTTTCCGCAGTCGTCCAGCGCGCCGAAACCTCCGGGGTGCCAACCACTCTGCATCTTGAGTTGCCGCGCCGGCTGCCCGACGAGGTCGAGTCGGTCGCCTACTTCGTCGTCGCCGAGGCGCTGACGAACGTCGCCAAACACGCCGGCGCCACGCAGGCGGTGGTCACCGTCCGGCTCGACGGATCGGCGAACCTGCTGCACATCTCGATCTTCGACGACGGCCGCGGCGGTGCCTCCATCACCACCGACGAGAACGCCACGGGCCTGCGCGGACTACAAGAACGCGTACGTGCCGCGGGCGGCACGTTCGGGGTGTCCAGCCCGGCCACCGGCCCCACGATCGTCACGGCGGTGCTCCCATGCGGATCGTGA
- a CDS encoding response regulator transcription factor, translated as MRIVIAEDSALLRAGIERILTDAGHQVVAGVPDATNLLRLVNEQRPDLAIVDVRMPPTFTDEGIRAAALLRSQNPESPVLVLSHYVEERYAADLIASDTKGFGYLLKDRVADVPAFLDAVAVVGNGGTVLDPEVVSQILLRSHRRSALDQLTPREHEVLQLMAEGKTNSAIAASLHVSVGSAEKHIASIFTKLDLAPDETENRRVLAVLRFLES; from the coding sequence ATGCGGATCGTGATCGCCGAAGATTCGGCCCTGCTGCGCGCCGGTATCGAACGCATCCTCACCGACGCCGGTCACCAGGTGGTGGCCGGGGTTCCCGACGCGACGAACCTGTTGCGCCTGGTCAACGAGCAGCGACCCGATCTGGCGATCGTCGACGTCCGGATGCCGCCCACCTTCACCGACGAAGGCATCCGGGCCGCGGCGCTGTTGCGGTCGCAGAACCCCGAATCGCCCGTGCTGGTGCTGTCCCACTACGTCGAAGAGCGCTACGCCGCCGACCTGATCGCCTCCGACACCAAAGGGTTCGGATACCTCCTCAAGGACCGGGTGGCCGACGTGCCCGCGTTCCTGGACGCGGTCGCGGTCGTCGGCAACGGCGGCACGGTGCTCGACCCCGAAGTGGTCTCGCAGATCCTGCTGCGCTCGCACCGGCGCAGCGCGCTCGATCAACTGACCCCGCGTGAGCACGAGGTGCTGCAGCTGATGGCCGAGGGCAAGACCAATTCGGCCATCGCGGCCTCGCTGCACGTCTCGGTCGGATCGGCCGAAAAACACATCGCCTCGATCTTCACCAAGCTGGACCTCGCGCCCGACGAAACCGAGAACCGCCGCGTCCTCGCGGTCTTGCGGTTCCTTGAATCGTAG
- a CDS encoding DUF4097 family beta strand repeat-containing protein — MTTVTAPPPASPPPPLSPAGRTAVRVTLVAAAAVILVGAVVSLSVAAWGISSFRVSTDTEELPASMRSLTLDTGDVPIGVRITADREAKTARADLRLVNSSRSGDQQLNLDTEAGTTRISLGEDHSSPLDWARGGEITVTLPPDQARRLSLTTRMGIGELLIQTDLDQLVARSTDADVVLGGAARRVEIHTVSGDVTTRNPIAVAEQFSASTADGDITVDFGEVAPKTVDAVNRDGDVVIGLPEPGPYLVQASSGESTRVRVAETSSPTTAVAQVTARSDNGDVVVENVRPEHR, encoded by the coding sequence ATGACGACCGTCACCGCACCTCCGCCGGCCAGTCCACCGCCGCCGCTGTCCCCGGCCGGGCGCACCGCAGTGCGGGTCACCCTGGTGGCCGCCGCGGCAGTCATCCTCGTCGGCGCGGTGGTCAGCCTGTCCGTCGCCGCGTGGGGCATCAGCTCGTTCCGGGTGAGTACCGACACCGAGGAACTGCCCGCATCCATGCGGTCGCTGACCCTGGACACCGGTGACGTGCCGATCGGTGTGCGCATCACCGCGGATCGCGAAGCCAAGACGGCCCGCGCGGACCTGCGCCTGGTCAACTCGAGCAGGTCCGGTGACCAGCAGTTGAACCTCGACACCGAGGCCGGCACCACCCGCATCTCCCTCGGCGAGGACCACTCGTCGCCACTGGACTGGGCCCGCGGCGGCGAGATCACCGTGACCCTGCCGCCCGACCAAGCACGCCGGCTGAGTCTGACCACCCGGATGGGCATCGGCGAATTGCTGATCCAGACCGATCTCGATCAGCTGGTGGCCCGGTCCACCGACGCCGACGTGGTTCTCGGCGGGGCGGCGCGGCGTGTCGAAATCCACACGGTGTCAGGCGATGTGACCACGCGCAACCCGATCGCCGTGGCCGAGCAGTTCAGCGCCAGCACGGCCGACGGCGACATCACGGTGGACTTCGGCGAGGTCGCGCCCAAGACGGTCGACGCCGTCAATCGTGACGGCGACGTGGTGATCGGGCTGCCTGAGCCCGGCCCCTACCTCGTGCAGGCCAGCTCGGGCGAGTCGACGCGCGTCCGGGTGGCCGAGACCTCCAGCCCCACAACAGCTGTCGCACAGGTGACCGCGCGTTCGGACAACGGCGACGTGGTGGTGGAGAACGTCCGGCCCGAACACCGATGA